From the genome of Marixanthomonas ophiurae, one region includes:
- the hemB gene encoding porphobilinogen synthase: MYPLRRNRRLRTTETLRNLVRETTLSPNDFLVPLFVVEGKGVKEEIASMPNYYRYSLDLLAKEVKELWSLGLKSVLLFVKVPENLKDNSGTEALNAEGLMQRAIKTVKDAVPDMLVMTDVALDPYSIFGHDGIVSEGKILNDDSSAILAEMALSHAKAGADFVAPSDMMDGRIFEMRTLLEDEGFHDTGIMSYSAKYASAFYGPFRDALDSAPVDKKDVPKNKSSYQMDYANREEAIKETLMDIEEGADIVMVKPGLCYLDIVRDIRNTVNVPVAVYQVSGEYAMIKAAAEKGWLDHDAVVLEQITAIKRAGAQIIASYFAKDVVKLLS; the protein is encoded by the coding sequence ATGTATCCACTACGAAGAAACCGAAGATTACGAACTACCGAAACCCTTAGAAACTTAGTAAGAGAAACCACGCTTTCTCCAAACGATTTTCTAGTTCCCCTTTTTGTAGTTGAAGGAAAAGGTGTGAAAGAAGAAATTGCTTCGATGCCTAATTATTATCGTTATAGTCTGGATTTATTGGCTAAAGAAGTGAAAGAATTATGGAGTTTAGGATTAAAATCCGTTTTACTTTTTGTGAAAGTACCCGAAAACTTAAAAGATAACAGCGGAACAGAAGCCTTGAACGCCGAAGGGTTAATGCAACGCGCCATTAAAACCGTAAAAGATGCTGTGCCTGATATGTTGGTTATGACCGATGTCGCGTTAGACCCCTATTCAATTTTTGGGCATGATGGTATTGTTTCCGAAGGGAAAATTCTCAATGACGATTCTTCAGCAATTTTAGCCGAAATGGCCCTATCACACGCCAAAGCCGGAGCCGATTTTGTCGCACCCAGCGATATGATGGACGGCCGTATTTTTGAAATGCGAACGTTATTAGAAGATGAAGGGTTTCACGATACCGGAATTATGAGTTACAGTGCTAAATACGCTTCTGCTTTTTATGGTCCATTTCGTGATGCGTTAGATTCTGCGCCAGTAGACAAAAAAGATGTCCCAAAAAATAAGAGCAGTTATCAAATGGATTATGCCAACCGGGAAGAAGCCATTAAAGAAACCTTGATGGATATTGAAGAAGGAGCCGATATTGTAATGGTAAAACCAGGACTGTGTTACTTAGATATTGTTAGGGATATACGTAATACGGTGAACGTTCCCGTTGCTGTATATCAAGTAAGCGGCGAATATGCGATGATAAAAGCTGCCGCTGAAAAAGGCTGGCTAGATCACGATGCGGTTGTGTTAGAACAGATTACAGCTATAAAAAGAGCTGGAGCACAGATTATTGCTAGCTATTTTGCTAAAGATGTTGTGAAACTATTGTCTTAA
- a CDS encoding lipopolysaccharide biosynthesis protein: MSVFKKLFKQTFVYGLATVLPRALAIVLVPLYVSVLGKEQYGVYASLMAFLILGNVLLSYGMETAFFRFINKHVEQKKLVQSTALTSLTVSTILFLTITLLANDSLANFLEFKAEYVTYGLLILALDALAVLPFVWYRANEKPMKYAVIKIFNVCINLGLNLFFFLILPDLAENAPDSFWSSIYSEENKVAYVFIANLIASAITLVVLLPLYIKIGFGFSKTIWKGMFKYAFPVLIAGIAFSINEAFDKILLKYLLPENIAEAEVGVYAACYKLGVFMTLFATAFRLGIEPFFFNHAQSKNAKQTYATITKYFTIFGSIILLFVIVYIDIFKRILIPNSEYWGALSVVPLILLANLFLGIYHNLSVWYKVTDRTKFGAYISVFGAIVTLGLNFLLIPIISYQGSAIATLAAYGSMMLLSYFFGQRNYAVPYDVKRIVGYLLLATGFSVLSFYVFERNLIIGTVLLLVFLLLVFFSEKKEFSSILKR, from the coding sequence TTGAGCGTTTTTAAAAAACTATTTAAGCAAACTTTTGTTTACGGCCTTGCCACCGTTCTTCCAAGGGCGTTGGCAATCGTTTTGGTGCCGTTGTATGTTTCCGTATTGGGAAAAGAACAATACGGCGTCTACGCCTCTTTAATGGCTTTTTTAATTTTAGGAAACGTCTTACTTTCTTACGGAATGGAAACCGCTTTTTTCCGGTTTATCAATAAACACGTAGAGCAGAAAAAGCTAGTTCAGTCCACAGCGCTAACGTCGCTTACTGTTTCCACCATTCTGTTTCTGACAATCACCTTGCTTGCTAATGATTCGCTGGCGAATTTTCTTGAATTTAAAGCAGAATATGTCACCTACGGTCTACTTATTTTAGCGTTAGATGCCTTAGCAGTGCTTCCGTTTGTTTGGTATCGTGCCAACGAAAAACCAATGAAATATGCAGTCATTAAAATTTTCAATGTCTGTATAAACTTAGGACTTAACCTCTTTTTCTTTTTAATACTCCCTGATTTAGCAGAAAATGCTCCTGATTCTTTTTGGAGTAGTATTTATTCCGAAGAAAACAAAGTAGCCTATGTTTTTATCGCCAATTTAATTGCTAGTGCCATTACACTGGTTGTGTTGCTGCCATTGTATATTAAAATAGGGTTTGGTTTCAGTAAAACCATTTGGAAGGGGATGTTTAAATACGCTTTTCCGGTATTAATTGCAGGGATTGCTTTTTCCATAAACGAAGCATTTGATAAAATTTTGCTGAAATATCTATTACCCGAAAACATCGCAGAAGCTGAAGTAGGTGTGTATGCCGCTTGTTATAAATTAGGTGTTTTTATGACGCTTTTCGCCACTGCTTTCCGGTTAGGAATAGAACCGTTTTTCTTTAATCATGCGCAAAGTAAAAACGCTAAACAGACGTATGCGACTATTACGAAATATTTCACCATTTTTGGAAGCATTATTCTACTGTTTGTAATTGTATATATCGATATTTTTAAACGCATTTTGATCCCTAACTCCGAATATTGGGGTGCACTCTCAGTTGTACCGCTTATCTTGTTAGCCAATTTGTTTTTAGGTATTTATCACAATCTCTCCGTTTGGTATAAAGTGACCGATCGCACTAAATTTGGAGCGTATATTTCAGTGTTTGGCGCAATAGTTACCTTGGGGTTGAACTTTTTGTTAATTCCGATAATTAGTTATCAAGGCTCGGCCATTGCAACGTTAGCTGCATATGGAAGTATGATGTTACTTTCATATTTTTTCGGACAACGAAATTACGCCGTGCCATACGATGTAAAGCGAATAGTCGGATATTTATTGCTCGCAACCGGATTTTCTGTCCTTTCATTTTACGTATTTGAACGCAATTTAATTATAGGTACTGTCTTATTATTGGTATTTTTGCTATTAGTTTTTTTTTCTGAAAAGAAAGAATTCAGCAGCATCCTAAAGCGGTAG
- a CDS encoding porin family protein: MKFQKLFFSILFLIAFSSVYSQYEKGDISLSIQGAPFITQDGPDDLGLMALATAEFFIIPKLSAGVSFFTTNNTVLKNESGTTIHSYGVVPSLQYYAFNKNKFNVFAQIGYGYGFEDLTRGYIENSALTVFNIGIGGNYNFSENWMLKLTIPYFKAQNVTIDAKAADGATAFIGIGYKL; the protein is encoded by the coding sequence ATGAAATTTCAAAAACTATTTTTTAGCATCCTATTTTTAATTGCCTTCAGCTCAGTCTATTCGCAATATGAAAAAGGCGATATTTCTCTTTCCATACAAGGAGCTCCATTTATTACTCAAGATGGCCCTGATGATTTGGGATTGATGGCATTGGCAACTGCAGAGTTTTTTATTATTCCAAAACTCTCTGCAGGAGTTAGTTTTTTCACCACCAACAATACCGTTTTAAAAAATGAAAGTGGTACAACAATCCACTCGTATGGAGTGGTTCCTTCGTTGCAATACTATGCTTTTAATAAAAATAAGTTCAATGTATTTGCACAAATTGGCTACGGATACGGATTCGAAGATTTAACCCGTGGATATATTGAAAACAGCGCGTTGACCGTCTTCAACATAGGTATTGGCGGTAACTATAATTTTTCTGAAAATTGGATGCTAAAACTCACCATCCCTTATTTTAAAGCCCAAAATGTGACAATAGATGCAAAAGCAGCAGACGGAGCAACAGCGTTTATTGGTATAGGGTATAAACTATAA